One Aegilops tauschii subsp. strangulata cultivar AL8/78 chromosome 7, Aet v6.0, whole genome shotgun sequence genomic window carries:
- the LOC109742741 gene encoding binding partner of ACD11 1 isoform X3 has product MEEGRRGTRTVRVRNISDLAREREVREFFSFSGEIDHVDITPDRAAAPGRTAYVTFKDAKALEIALLLSQLVVNEATSTAPTADLEQPSEVPLNSSTFMFLSFLFVIS; this is encoded by the exons ATGGAG gaggggaggagagggACGAGGACGGTGCGCGTGCGGAACATCTCAGATCTGGCCAGGGAGCGGGAGGTGCGTGAGTTCTTCTCCTTCTCCGGCGAAATCGACCACGTCGACATCACGCC TGACagggcggcggcgccggggaGGACGGCCTACGTCACCTTCAAGGACGCCAAGGCCCTGGAgatcgcgctgctgctctcg CAACTTGTGGTGAATGAGGCGACAAGTACAGCTCCTACTGCAGATTTGGAACAACCTAGTGAGGTGCCTTTGAATTCCAGTACATTTATGTTTCTTTCCTTTCTCTTTGTAATATCATGA
- the LOC109742741 gene encoding binding partner of ACD11 1 isoform X1, whose amino-acid sequence MEEGRRGTRTVRVRNISDLAREREVREFFSFSGEIDHVDITPDRAAAPGRTAYVTFKDAKALEIALLLSYVRRPASTMMRTICSTAAPSIALTQSLSLLREKRDLEKKSFH is encoded by the exons ATGGAG gaggggaggagagggACGAGGACGGTGCGCGTGCGGAACATCTCAGATCTGGCCAGGGAGCGGGAGGTGCGTGAGTTCTTCTCCTTCTCCGGCGAAATCGACCACGTCGACATCACGCC TGACagggcggcggcgccggggaGGACGGCCTACGTCACCTTCAAGGACGCCAAGGCCCTGGAgatcgcgctgctgctctcg TACGTGCGACGTCCAGCGTCAACGATGATGCGGACCATATGTTCAACTGCAGCCCCATCCATTGCATTGACACAAAG CCTGTCATTGCTAAGGGAGAAGCGGGACTTGGAGAAGAAATCTTTCCATTAA
- the LOC109742741 gene encoding binding partner of ACD11 1 isoform X2, giving the protein MEGRRGTRTVRVRNISDLAREREVREFFSFSGEIDHVDITPDRAAAPGRTAYVTFKDAKALEIALLLSYVRRPASTMMRTICSTAAPSIALTQSLSLLREKRDLEKKSFH; this is encoded by the exons ATGGAG gggaggagagggACGAGGACGGTGCGCGTGCGGAACATCTCAGATCTGGCCAGGGAGCGGGAGGTGCGTGAGTTCTTCTCCTTCTCCGGCGAAATCGACCACGTCGACATCACGCC TGACagggcggcggcgccggggaGGACGGCCTACGTCACCTTCAAGGACGCCAAGGCCCTGGAgatcgcgctgctgctctcg TACGTGCGACGTCCAGCGTCAACGATGATGCGGACCATATGTTCAACTGCAGCCCCATCCATTGCATTGACACAAAG CCTGTCATTGCTAAGGGAGAAGCGGGACTTGGAGAAGAAATCTTTCCATTAA